One part of the Eptesicus fuscus isolate TK198812 chromosome 2, DD_ASM_mEF_20220401, whole genome shotgun sequence genome encodes these proteins:
- the NIPAL1 gene encoding magnesium transporter NIPA3 — protein sequence MGGEVRLPPGEPCREGYVLSLVCPNSSQAWCEITNVSQLLASPVLYRDLNSSLTNLSISANVENKYSLYVGLVLAVSSSIFIGSSFILKKKGLLQLANKGVTRAGQGGHSYLKEWLWWAGLLSMGAGEAANFAAYAFAPATLVTPLGALSVLISAILSSYFLNEHLNIHGKIGCILSILGSTVMVIHAPQEEEVASLHEMEMKLRDPGFISFAVIIIMIALVLILIVAPKKGQTNILVYISICSLIGAFSVSSVKGLGIAIKELLEWKPVYKNPLVFVLLAVLVLSVTTQINYLNKALDTFNTSLVTPIYYVFFTSMVVTCSAILFQEWYGMKAGDIIGTLSGFFTIINGIFLLHAFKNMDITWSDLTSTTQKEALSLNGNEDKYVLLENIECSTSGYEDDITLFSRTRE from the exons ATGGGGGGAGAGGTGAGGCTGCCGCCCGGAGAGCCCTGCCGAGAAG gcTACGTGCTGTCTTTGGTCTGTCCAAACTCCTCCCAGGCTTGGTGTGAGATCACAAACGTGTCACAGCTGCTGGCTTCTCCTGTCCTCTACAGGGACCTGAATTCCAGCCTAACCAACTTGAGCATTTCTGCAAATGTAGAAAACAAATACAGTCTTTATGTGGGCCTGGTCCTGGCAGTAAGTTCCAGTATTTTTATTGGCTCCAGCTTCATACTGAAAAAGAAGGGCCTTTTGCAACTGGCCAACAAGGGCGTTACTAGAGCTG gTCAAGGTGGACATTCTTACCTCAAGGAATGGCTCTGGTGGGCAGGATTACTCTCAA TGGGAGCAGGAGAGGCTGCAAACTTTGCAGCTTACGCTTTTGCACCTGCCACGCTGGTCACGCCACTGGGCGCGCTGAGTGTTCTCATCAG TGCAATAttatcttcctattttttaaatgagcactTGAACATTCATGGGAAAATAGGCTGCATATTAAGTATATTGGGGTCAACTGTGATGGTTATCCATGCCCCACAAGAAGAGGAAGTCGCTTCTTTGcatgaaatggaaatgaaattgaGAGACCCAG GAttcatttcctttgctgtgatcATTATCATGATCGCCTTGGTGCTGATTTTGATCGTGGCTCCCAAGAAAGGACAGACCAACATCTTAGTCTACATTTCAATCTGCTCGTTGATCGGAGCATTTTCAGTTTCTTCTGTGAAGGGCCTGGGAATTGCCATTAAAGAACTATTGGAATGGAAGCCAGTTTACAAGAATCCCCTGGTCTTTGTTTTGCTGGCTGTACTTGTGCTTTCAGTGACGACACAGATTAACTATCTCAACAAGGCCCTAGACACCTTTAACACATCTCTTGTGACTCCCATTTACTATGTGTTCTTTACGTCCATGGTAGTGACGTGCTCCGCCATCTTGTTCCAAGAATGGTATGGCATGAAAGCTGGAGATATCATCGGGACCCTGAGTGGGTTCTTCACCATTATCAATGGCATCTTCCTTCtacatgcttttaaaaacatgGACATCACCTGGAGTGACCTGACATCCACCACTCAGAAAGAAGCCCTCTCTCTGAATGGCAATGAAGACAAGTATGTCTTACTAGAGAATATAGAATGTTCAACCTCGGGATATGAGGATGACATTACCTTGTTTAGCAGGACTCGTGAATGA